The following proteins come from a genomic window of Anas acuta chromosome 22, bAnaAcu1.1, whole genome shotgun sequence:
- the EMC1 gene encoding ER membrane protein complex subunit 1 produces the protein MAAGLWALLLLVPLGAAVYEDQVGKFDWRQQYVGKLKFASLEAAQGSKKLLAATQQNVVAALSSRNGEILWRHVDKATPEGAIDAMLVHGQDAITVSNAGRILRSWETNIGGLNWETSLDTGSFQTASLVGLQDTVKYVAVLKKAAISLHYLSNGHLKWVEHLPESESTRYQLLYSRGTGVIHVLGIVPQSHLNVLTFSVEDGEITEQTKVAAPWLKSLNGACSVVGEAVLVCADVDTHSLYVCSLETEQEMKQIPLQSLDLEFADGFQPRVLATQPNLINASRTQFFLQLSPTHFSLLQYKHGLLSHLRDFQQAALVSFATTGEKTVAAVLTCRSELKPVNSDDLYAGNALEDSQKQESLTCSNQTYNINLYLVETGQRLLDTTITFNLEHNGAKPEQLYIQVFLKKDDSVGYRALVQTEDHMLMFLQQPGKVLWSREESLAEVVSLEMVDLPLTGAQAELEGEFGKKADGLLGMFLKRLSSQLILLQAWTAHLWKMFYDARKPRSQIKNEINIDNLARDEFNLQKMMVMVTASGKLFGIESSSGTILWKQYLRNVRPGASFKLMVQRTTAHFPHPPQCTLLVKDKETKMSFLYVFNPIFGKRSQVAPPVLKRQILQTLLLPIMDQDYAKVLLLIDDEYKVTAFPATKNVLRQLEEIAHSIFFYLVDAEQGRLSGFRLKKDLTTDEIWEVFISPEVQKIVAVKGKRSNEHVHSQGRVMGDRSVLYKSLNPNLLAVVTESTDTHHERTFVGIYLIDGVTGRIIHSSVQKKAKGPVHMVHSENWVVYQYWNTKARRNEFTVLELYEGTEQYNATAFSSLDRPLLPQVLQQSYIFPSAISAMEATITERGITSRHLLIGLPSGAILSLPKALLDPRRPEIPTEQTREENLIPYSPDVQIHAERFINYNQTVSQIRGIYTAPSGLESTCLVVAYGLDIYQTRVYPSKQFDVLKDDYDYVLISSVLFGLVFATMITKRLAQVKLLNRAWR, from the exons ATGGCGGCGGGGCTGtgggcgctgctgctgctggtgccgcTGGGCGCTGCTGTCTACGAGGACCAAGTGGGGAAATTCGACTG GAGGCAGCAGTACGTGGGGAAGCTGAAGTTCGCCTCCCTGGAGGCCGCGCAGGGCTCCAAGAAGCTGCTGGCGGCCACCCAGCAGAACGTGGTGGCCGCGCTCAGCTCCAGGAACGGCGAAATCC TGTGGCGCCATGTAGACAAAGCAACCCCCGAAGGAGCGATAGACGCGATGCTGGTCCATGGGCAGG ATGCGATCACCGTGTCCAATGCTGGGCGCATTCTGCGTTCCTGGGAGACCAACATTGGAGGGCTGAACTGGGAGACGTCACTGGACACTGGCAG TTTCCAGACAGCTAGTTTGGTGGGGCTACAGGACACGGTGAAGTACGTGGCAGTCCTGAAGAAAGCAGCTATCTCCCTTCACTACCTGTCCAACGGGCACCTGAAATGGGTAGAACACTTACCAGAAAG TGAGAGTACTCGGTACCAGCTGTTATATTCCCGTGGGACCGGAGTGATCCATGTGCTTGGAATCGTTCCCCAGAGCCACTTGAATGTTTTAACGTTCAGTGTAGAAGATGGAGAAATCACAGAACAG ACCAAAGTAGCAGCCCCGTGGCTGAAGAGCTTAAACGGAGCATGCAGCGTGGTGGGGGAGGCAGTGCTGGTGTGTGCAGACGTGGATACGCATTCTCTTTATGTTTGCTCCTTGGAGACAGAGCAGGAAATGAAGCAGATCCCACTGCAG TCACTTGACCTGGAGTTTGCTGATGGCTTCCAGCCCAGGGTGTTGGCCACTCAACCCAATCTAATCAATGCCTCACGGACTCAGTTCTTCTTGCAATTGTCTCCTACCCACTTCTCTCTGCTGCAGTACAAACATGGGCTGCTCAGCCACCTTCGAGACTTCCAACAG gcaGCCCTGGTGAGCTTTGCAACAACTGGAGAGAAGactgtggctgctgtgctgaCCTGCAGGAGTGAACTG AAACCTGTAAACTCTGATGACCTTTATGCAGGAAATGCTCTGGAGGATTCCCAGAAACAG GAATCCTTAACCTGTTCCAATCAAACCTACAATATTAATCTCTACCTGGTTGAAACTGGACAAAGGTTGTTGGATACCACAATTACCTTTAACCTGGAGCATAATGGTGCCAAACCAGAGCAG ctatatATCCAAGTTTTCCTGAAGAAGGATGACTCTGTGGGCTATCGAGCATTGGTGCAAACAGAAGACCACATGCTGATGTTCCTTCAGCAGCCAG GAAAAGTTTTATGGAGTAGAGAGGAGTCACTGGCAGAAGTGGTGAGCTTGGAGATGGTGGATCTACCTCTCACAGGTGCACAGGCTGAGTTGGAGGGAGAGTTTGGAAAGAAAGCAG ATGGTTTGCTGGGGATGTTTCTGAAGCGGTTGTCCTCCCAGCTTATCCTGCTGCAAGCCTGGACTGCCCatctttggaaaatgttttatgatGCCAGGAAACCCCGGAGTCAGATTAAAAATGAGATTAACATTGACAATTTAGCCAGAGATGAGTTCAACCTCCAGAAAATGATGGTGATGGTCACTGCTTCAGGAAAG CTTTTTGGCATTGAAAGCAGTTCTGGCACCATCTTGTGGAAGCAGTACCTCAGGAATGTGAGACCGGGTGCCTCTTTTAAGCTGATGGTCCAAAGAACAACAGCCCATTTCCCCCACCCTCCACAATGCACCTTGCTTGTTAAGGACAAG GAAACCAAAATGAGCTTTCTGTATGTCTTTAACCCTATCTTTGGGAAGAGAAGTCAAGTAGCACCCCCTGTTTTGAAGCGTCAGATTCTTCAGACTTTGCTTCTGCCTATTATGGATCAAGACTATGCCAAAGTACTGCTTCTGATCGATGATGAGTACAAG gttACAGCTTTCCCGGCAACTAAGAATGTTCTTCGTCAGTTAGAAGAAATAGCCCATTCTATCTTCTTTTATCTAGTGGAtgctgagcagggcaggctcTCCGGATTCAGGCTGAAAAAG GACCTTACAACGGATGAGATCTGGGAGGTGTTCATATCCCCTGAAGTACAAAAGATAGTAGCAGTGAAAGGGAAGAGATCCAATGAGCATGTGCACTCACAAGGCCGCGTGATGGGAGATCGCAGTGTTCTCTATAAG TCCTTGAATCCAAACCTGCTTGCTGTGGTGACAGAGAGCACAGATACACATCATGAGCGCACTTTCGTTGGAATATATCTGATTGATGGAGTCACAGGCAGAATCATCCACTCTTCGgtacaaaagaaagcaaaggggCCTGTCCACATGGTCCATTCGGAGAACTGGGTGGTG TATCAGTACTGGAACACAAAAGCGCGTCGGAATGAGTTCACTGTGCTGGAGCTGTATGAGGGGACGGAGCAATACAATGCCACAGCCTTCAGCTCCCTGGACCGCCCGCTTTTACCTCAGGTCCTCCAGCAGTCTTATATCTTCCCCTCTGCTATCAGTGCCATGGAAGCCACCATCACTGAGCGGGGCATCACCAGCCGTCACTTGCTCA TTGGGCTTCCCTCTGGGGCTATCCTCTCTCTTCCAAAGGCTCTGCTGGATCCTCGTCGCCCAGAGATTCCTACAGAGCAGACCAG AGAAGAGAACTTGATTCCATACTCCCCTGATGTGCAGATCCATGCTGAGAGGTTTATCAACTACAATCAAACTGTATCCCAAATAAGAGGGATTTATACAGCCCCCTCTGGTCTAGAGTCTACGTGTTTG GTTGTTGCATATGGCCTGGACATCTACCAGACCCGAGTGTACCCCTCAAAGCAGTTTGATGTCCTGAAAGATGACTACGACTACGTGCTGATAAGCAGTGTCCTCTTTGGGCTAGTTTTTGCTACTATGATCACAAAGAGACTGGCTCAGGTGAAACTGCTGAACCGTGCCTGGCGGTAA
- the MRTO4 gene encoding mRNA turnover protein 4 homolog, giving the protein MPKSRRDRKVSLTKTPKKGLEAKQALIAELRKCADTYKHIFVFSVANMRNSKLKDVRNAWKHSRIFFGKNKVMMVALGKEPSSEYKENLHQVSKHLRGEVGLLFTNRTKEEVDDWFSKFKEVDFARAGNKATYTVALDAGPLEQFPHSMEPQLRQLGLPTALKKGVVTLLSDYEVCKEGDVLTPEQARVLKLFGYEMAEFKVTIKFVWNSETGEFQKLVGDEEEEDEEEEDDDICED; this is encoded by the exons ATGCCGAAATCCAGGCGAGACCGCAAGG TATCCCTGACGAAGACGCCCAAGAAGGGGCTGGAGGCCAAGCAGGCGCTGATCGCTGAG CTGCGGAAATGCGCCGACACCTACAAGCACATCTTCGTCTTCTCCGTCGCCAACATGAGGAACAGCAAGCTGAAGGACGTCCGCAACGCCTGGAAGCACAGCCG GATTTTCTTCGGGAAGAACAAAGTCATGATGGTGGCGCTGGGGAAGGAGCCGAGCAGCGAGTACAAGGAGAACTTGCACCAG GTCAGCAAACACCTGAGGGGGGAAGTTGGTCTCCTCTTCACCAACCGCACCAAAGAGGAGGTGGATGA CTGGTTCTCCAAATTCAAGGAGGTGGACTTCGCACGAGCAGGGAACAAGGCAACTTACACCGTCGCGCTCGACGCAGGACCCTTGGAGCAATTTCCCCACTCCATGGAGCCTCAGTTACGGCAGCTGGGATTGCCAACAGCTTTAAAGAAAG GTGTGGTGACGTTACTTTCAGATTATGAAGTCTGCAAAGAAGGGGACGTTCTGACTCCTGAACAAGCTCGTGTGCTG AAACTCTTCGGCTACGAGATGGCAGAGTTTAAAGTGACCATCAAATTTGTGTGGAACTCTGAGACAGGAGAATTCCAGAAGCTTGTGGGAGAcgaggaggaagaagatgaagaggaagaagacgATGACATCTGTGAGGACTAG